From Candidatus Binataceae bacterium, the proteins below share one genomic window:
- a CDS encoding PAS domain S-box protein, with translation MEEDARRARTLEGEIGFRALVENSLDIVTVLDPDGTIRLESPSVERHLGYEPTELVGRNVFDFVHAADRERVLNYFSQALQEARLNPEITGVLEFRAVHKDGSTRHFESIGRLIRNEHSGFSVLVNSRDITARKQAEEALRESEARFRGVFEGSLDAKLIFRVADGRITDVNRAFKRIYDYGPEELLGRTPQETGFWARRGDLERFLHEIAERGEVLALETVLRSRKGAEIPSSVTGVRLNLGSQPCVHLNIRDITRQKQVEAELERARDAALEASRLKSVFLANTSHEIRTPLNVILGYTGLVAEYLAMRGDHSQDVFLEGIDRAGQRLLRTIEHVLDYSRIEAGAFSVAPKPLRLKPFVEGLLRDLHVLAATKGIALEAHIDEPEVALMFDEHCLNGALTNLVQNALKFTPPTRRGRRSRVEVRLWRDRLGALRLEVRDNGVGIDPAFMPRLFEPFLQEESSYNRRFEGWGLGLALAKRYLELNGAGLSVQSTKGAGSTFTIRFARESEIRHPVPQTPGEQPSPEPRRLPHRQRPRLLVVEDDTDTQTFMAALLGNFYEVSLAASEAEMRRRLTEGQVDLVLMDLALSGGRDGLALTRLLASHPQWKNIPVIAVTAYASIDDRARAAAAGCTAYVPKPIAHDRLLATIDAVLADTTARRSGEAEGTSDGERRPDT, from the coding sequence GTGGAAGAGGACGCACGGCGCGCGCGCACGCTCGAGGGTGAGATCGGCTTTCGCGCGCTGGTCGAAAATTCGCTCGACATCGTCACCGTGCTCGACCCCGACGGGACGATCCGGCTGGAGAGTCCGTCGGTCGAGCGCCATCTCGGCTACGAGCCGACTGAACTGGTCGGGCGCAACGTCTTCGACTTCGTCCACGCGGCCGATCGCGAGCGCGTGCTCAACTATTTCAGCCAGGCGCTGCAAGAGGCGCGGCTAAATCCCGAAATCACCGGCGTGCTCGAATTTCGCGCGGTCCACAAGGATGGCAGCACGCGCCACTTCGAATCGATCGGCCGCCTCATCCGCAACGAGCACAGCGGCTTCAGCGTGCTGGTCAACTCGCGCGACATCACGGCGCGCAAGCAGGCCGAAGAGGCGCTGCGCGAGAGCGAGGCGCGCTTCCGCGGCGTCTTCGAGGGCAGCCTCGACGCCAAGCTGATCTTTCGCGTCGCCGACGGGCGCATCACCGACGTCAACCGCGCCTTCAAGCGCATTTACGACTACGGGCCTGAAGAGCTGCTGGGAAGGACGCCGCAAGAGACCGGATTCTGGGCGCGCCGCGGCGATCTCGAACGCTTTCTGCATGAAATCGCAGAGCGCGGCGAGGTGCTCGCGCTGGAGACGGTGCTGCGTTCGCGCAAGGGCGCCGAGATTCCCTCCTCGGTGACCGGGGTCCGGCTCAACCTCGGCTCGCAGCCGTGCGTGCACCTGAACATCCGCGACATCACGCGCCAGAAGCAGGTCGAGGCCGAGCTGGAGCGGGCGCGCGACGCCGCGTTGGAAGCCTCGCGATTGAAGTCGGTCTTCCTCGCCAACACCAGCCACGAGATCCGCACGCCGCTCAACGTGATTCTCGGTTACACAGGCTTGGTCGCCGAGTACCTCGCGATGCGCGGCGACCACAGCCAGGACGTCTTCCTCGAAGGCATCGACCGCGCCGGCCAGCGCCTGCTGCGCACCATCGAGCACGTGCTCGACTACTCGCGGATCGAGGCTGGCGCCTTCAGTGTGGCGCCCAAACCGCTGCGGCTCAAGCCGTTCGTCGAGGGGCTGCTGCGCGACCTGCACGTGCTCGCCGCCACCAAGGGGATCGCGCTCGAGGCGCATATTGACGAGCCCGAGGTTGCGCTGATGTTTGACGAGCACTGCCTCAATGGCGCGCTCACCAACCTGGTGCAGAACGCACTCAAGTTCACCCCGCCCACGCGGCGCGGACGTCGCAGCCGGGTCGAGGTCCGCCTGTGGCGCGATCGGCTCGGCGCTCTGCGGCTGGAGGTCCGCGACAACGGTGTGGGGATCGATCCCGCCTTCATGCCGCGCCTGTTCGAGCCGTTCCTGCAGGAGGAATCGAGCTATAACCGGCGCTTCGAGGGATGGGGTCTGGGACTGGCGCTGGCCAAGCGCTATCTCGAGCTCAACGGTGCCGGCCTTTCGGTGCAAAGCACCAAGGGCGCCGGCTCAACCTTCACCATCCGCTTCGCGCGCGAGAGCGAGATTCGCCATCCGGTGCCGCAGACTCCGGGCGAGCAGCCGTCGCCCGAGCCGCGTCGCCTGCCGCATCGCCAGCGGCCCAGGCTGCTGGTGGTGGAGGACGACACCGACACGCAGACCTTCATGGCCGCGCTGCTCGGCAACTTCTACGAGGTCAGCCTGGCGGCGTCGGAAGCCGAGATGCGCCGGCGGCTGACCGAAGGCCAGGTTGACCTGGTGCTGATGGATCTCGCGCTGAGTGGCGGACGCGACGGGCTGGCCCTGACGCGCCTGCTCGCGAGCCATCCGCAGTGGAAAAACATCCCGGTGATCGCGGTCACCGCGTACGCGTCGATCGACGATCGCGCGCGCGCGGCGGCGGCGGGATGCACCGCCTACGTGCCCAAGCCGATCGCGCACGACCGCTTGCTCGCCACGATCGACGCGGTGCTGGCCGATACCACCGCCCGCCGCAGCGGCGAGGCCGAAGGAACCTCCGACGGCGAGCGCCGGCCCGACACCTAG
- a CDS encoding D-alanyl-D-alanine carboxypeptidase family protein — translation MRAQSNSDRGLFRSSLAALAALGLALAAAATPAAAARHGRRRPAPAAPAVALSQIHVLGDRPAPFALDAHAAMMIDARSGAVLYAYNERERMQPASLAKLMTFYLVLQALQQHRITPETMVTVSEKAWRLSMDQSVSRMFLGVGQKVSVHDLLYGLMVSSGNDAAVALAEYLGGSTDGFTAQMNAEAKKLGLDDTHFENPDGLPMPGMYTTAADMVKLGRAITERFPDARTYTSAKEFTFDKIRQPNFNSLLFYDSRVDGLKTGHVQEAGYHLVASAHADGMYLISAVLGASSSWARRTETEKLIDWAFRTFASVQPDWHKALPAKMRVYCGAANEVAVAPAAVPYVTVERGQQGKVGLQGAFDANYLVAPVAQGQKVGTLALMVDGKAQSTIPVLAQGAVAPGGFFKRVIDRVRMRL, via the coding sequence ATGCGAGCGCAGAGTAATTCTGACCGCGGACTGTTTCGTTCATCTCTTGCGGCGCTGGCCGCGCTCGGGCTGGCGCTCGCGGCTGCCGCGACGCCCGCCGCCGCGGCGCGCCACGGCCGGCGCAGGCCGGCGCCCGCGGCGCCCGCGGTCGCGCTCAGCCAGATCCACGTGCTGGGCGATCGTCCGGCGCCGTTTGCGCTCGACGCCCACGCGGCAATGATGATCGACGCCCGCTCGGGCGCCGTGCTCTACGCCTACAACGAGCGCGAGCGGATGCAGCCGGCGAGCCTGGCCAAGCTGATGACGTTTTACCTTGTGCTCCAGGCGCTTCAGCAGCATCGGATTACGCCCGAGACGATGGTTACGGTCAGCGAAAAGGCGTGGCGGCTGTCGATGGATCAGAGCGTGTCGCGGATGTTCCTCGGGGTCGGGCAGAAGGTCTCGGTCCACGACCTGCTGTACGGCCTGATGGTGTCGTCGGGCAACGACGCCGCGGTCGCGCTGGCCGAGTACCTCGGCGGCTCGACCGACGGCTTCACCGCGCAGATGAACGCCGAGGCCAAAAAGCTCGGGCTCGACGACACCCACTTCGAGAATCCCGACGGCCTGCCGATGCCCGGGATGTACACCACCGCCGCCGACATGGTGAAGCTCGGGCGCGCAATCACCGAGCGCTTTCCCGACGCTCGCACCTACACTTCGGCCAAGGAATTCACCTTCGACAAGATCCGCCAGCCCAACTTCAACTCGCTGCTGTTTTACGACTCGCGGGTTGACGGGCTCAAGACGGGGCACGTGCAGGAAGCCGGCTACCATCTGGTCGCCAGCGCGCACGCGGACGGCATGTACCTGATCTCGGCGGTGCTGGGCGCCTCGTCGTCGTGGGCCCGGCGCACCGAGACCGAAAAGCTCATCGACTGGGCCTTTCGCACCTTCGCCAGCGTGCAGCCCGACTGGCACAAGGCGCTGCCGGCGAAGATGCGCGTGTACTGTGGCGCGGCCAACGAGGTCGCGGTCGCGCCCGCCGCCGTGCCCTACGTCACGGTCGAACGCGGCCAGCAGGGCAAGGTCGGACTTCAGGGCGCGTTCGACGCCAACTACCTGGTGGCGCCGGTCGCCCAGGGGCAGAAGGTGGGCACGCTCGCGCTGATGGTGGACGGCAAGGCGCAATCGACGATCCCGGTCCTCGCACAGGGGGCGGTCGCGCCTGGCGGCTTCTTCAAGCGCGTCATCGATCGCGTGCGCATGCGCCTGTAA
- a CDS encoding DUF2844 domain-containing protein produces MRRLCGGLVLLLAAAILPFAAGVRPARATLGESSASVARDAARMKASVTQSAAPAPPTGARTASPYSVAMLKAPDGTVVREYVTSGGTVFAIAWRGPMPPDVALLLGAYFNQYRETAERTPPAIFGLHHALVTGPDVTVETGGHMGELWGRAWLPAMLPPGVEESQIE; encoded by the coding sequence ATGCGGCGGCTCTGCGGCGGACTCGTACTTCTGCTCGCGGCGGCGATCCTGCCGTTCGCCGCCGGGGTGCGGCCCGCCCGCGCCACATTGGGTGAATCCTCGGCCTCGGTCGCGCGCGACGCCGCGCGGATGAAGGCGAGTGTGACGCAATCCGCAGCCCCGGCGCCACCGACGGGCGCACGCACCGCGAGCCCGTACAGCGTTGCGATGCTCAAGGCGCCCGACGGCACCGTCGTGCGCGAGTACGTCACCTCCGGCGGCACCGTGTTCGCGATTGCGTGGCGGGGACCGATGCCGCCCGACGTCGCGCTGCTGCTTGGCGCGTACTTCAACCAGTACCGCGAGACCGCCGAGCGGACGCCGCCGGCCATCTTCGGGCTCCATCATGCCCTGGTTACGGGCCCCGACGTCACGGTCGAGACCGGCGGCCACATGGGCGAGCTGTGGGGCCGGGCATGGCTGCCCGCGATGCTGCCGCCGGGCGTGGAGGAGTCGCAGATCGAATGA
- a CDS encoding helix-turn-helix domain-containing protein, with amino-acid sequence MADNDRRRSHFETAGKVMTVKEVSDYLRVHPSTIYRLVKRGQIPAFRIGSDWRFNVETIDQWRTQRESR; translated from the coding sequence ATGGCGGACAATGACCGAAGGCGTTCGCATTTCGAGACCGCAGGGAAGGTGATGACCGTCAAGGAAGTTTCGGACTATTTGCGAGTCCATCCTTCGACGATCTACCGATTGGTGAAACGCGGGCAGATCCCAGCGTTTCGCATCGGGAGCGATTGGCGCTTCAACGTGGAAACGATCGATCAGTGGCGCACGCAGCGCGAGAGCAGATAG
- a CDS encoding DUF3443 family protein, producing MKLRVVIRTMIAVLGALAAASSAAPAQTTPPNVMGTTVWVGPYGKYLNGPFATVRICRTGTDSCQRIHGLLLDTGSFGLRIFRQALTIKLDSETAAGGETIAECTPFGSFTAWGRIAVADVKMGGEPKILRLPIQVINPNWPPVPSLCKNLGTPLLKNPQQFGINGILGVGLLPDDNRFGAYFPCTSAGCGGRLGLSDEEAVQNPVAHLPVDNNGVILRFPAISFSGAPAVSGKLILGIDTQSNNQLPTTANVYEADATTLDIRTTYSGRTTSGFFDSGSNGLFFRSAIPPCGTTMFYCPAGLVSLKVQNTGVNLITGHATVYIANAITLLNTGNHAFNDLGAALGDYFDFGMPFFFGRKVYVGMSGGNPSPTGGAPYWAYMAVGQ from the coding sequence ATGAAGCTGCGCGTGGTGATCCGGACGATGATCGCCGTGCTCGGAGCGCTCGCTGCCGCATCGAGTGCCGCGCCCGCGCAAACGACGCCGCCCAACGTGATGGGCACGACGGTGTGGGTCGGCCCGTACGGCAAATATCTCAACGGACCCTTCGCCACGGTCCGGATATGCCGCACCGGCACGGACAGTTGCCAGAGGATCCACGGTCTGTTGCTCGATACCGGCTCCTTCGGCCTGAGGATCTTCAGACAGGCGCTCACCATCAAGCTCGACTCCGAAACCGCGGCTGGCGGGGAGACGATCGCCGAGTGCACGCCGTTTGGCTCGTTTACCGCGTGGGGCCGGATCGCCGTGGCCGACGTCAAGATGGGCGGCGAGCCGAAGATCCTGCGCCTGCCAATCCAGGTGATCAACCCCAACTGGCCGCCAGTCCCTTCGCTGTGTAAAAACCTCGGCACCCCGCTGCTCAAGAATCCGCAGCAATTCGGTATCAACGGCATCCTCGGCGTTGGCCTGCTGCCGGACGACAACCGCTTCGGCGCCTACTTTCCCTGCACCAGCGCCGGCTGCGGCGGCCGGCTCGGGCTGTCGGACGAAGAGGCAGTGCAGAATCCGGTGGCGCATCTGCCGGTGGACAACAACGGCGTGATTCTCAGGTTCCCGGCGATCTCCTTCAGCGGAGCGCCGGCAGTCAGCGGCAAGCTGATCCTAGGCATCGACACACAGAGCAACAATCAGCTCCCGACTACCGCAAATGTTTATGAGGCCGACGCCACCACGCTGGACATCCGGACCACGTACAGCGGCCGCACCACCAGCGGCTTCTTCGACAGCGGCTCCAACGGACTGTTCTTCCGCTCCGCGATCCCGCCATGCGGAACGACAATGTTCTATTGTCCCGCCGGGCTGGTTTCGCTGAAGGTGCAGAACACCGGCGTCAACCTGATCACGGGACATGCGACCGTGTATATCGCCAACGCAATCACGCTGCTCAACACCGGCAACCACGCCTTCAACGACCTCGGCGCCGCGCTCGGCGACTACTTTGACTTCGGCATGCCGTTCTTCTTCGGGCGCAAGGTGTACGTCGGGATGAGCGGAGGCAACCCGTCGCCCACGGGCGGAGCGCCGTACTGGGCCTATATGGCCGTCGGGCAATAG
- a CDS encoding helix-turn-helix domain-containing protein, translating to MADQDMRRPQIDNPRVMTVKEVSEYLHVHPSTIYRLIKRRQIPAFRIGSDWRFNVETIDKWRTQKEMK from the coding sequence ATGGCTGACCAGGACATGCGGCGTCCGCAGATCGACAATCCGAGGGTGATGACCGTCAAGGAGGTCTCCGAGTACCTCCACGTTCATCCGTCGACGATCTATCGGCTGATCAAGCGCAGGCAGATCCCGGCGTTCCGGATCGGCAGCGACTGGCGCTTCAACGTCGAAACGATCGACAAGTGGCGCACGCAGAAAGAAATGAAATAG